A region of the Dermacentor albipictus isolate Rhodes 1998 colony chromosome 4, USDA_Dalb.pri_finalv2, whole genome shotgun sequence genome:
AACCAGTACTTGTGTCCATTCGTCTTCAGCAAAGCAGAGACAGGTCAGATCATGATGAACACAACAAATATAAAGTGTAGGCAGAAGAAATAAGCAGAAGTTGTAAAGACAGAAGCACAGTGAAACATATTAGACAAACTTGCACATAGCCAGCTATCTGGGCCGATGACAGTTCACGTCACTACCCCAATTAGAAGCAAATTCTCCTcttgcaacaagaaaaaaatgttttagcTCTAAACAGCACGAGTGTACGGAGTTGGTTGATATTCTAAAAAAGAGCACAGACAGCAAGTAAAGCAGACAGAGTATTTGTGTCATATGTCTGCTTGTTGTTTTTACCGCGTCGATCACAGTTGAAATGTTATGCACATGATCTATGAACGAAAACAACGGACGTGTGTAGAAACGTGAGCCGTTTCATACACTCATAtatgtttaattttgaaagttcCCGTAAAAGCTACAGCAGCAGTAAAGTTGGTTCGTTTACCAGCTCACTCACAACGTACACATCATATTGTTTAACTCCACGGCTCACAAAAGAACTGCTAAGAAGCTTTACGTGAAGGAAATAAGCTTTCGTTATCTCACTGCAACAAATGAAAGCCGCTAACGCCCCTACTGCGGTCAGCGCAGGAAGTGAGTAAGGTAATTAAATGCAGCCATCCCTATAGAAAGATCTCATATGACACGTATGTCACAAATCCAATAATATCGGATGATCATACGGGAATACATATGAAACATATGTGTTATCATATGATCATACGAGATTATTGCATATGTGGCATGTGTGTTGCTTgttacaggggtaattggaaatcgcagggagaggccttcgtcctgcagtggacataagataggcttATGAAGAAAgtacatcctaatggaatgcgaatggATTCACCTAGTGAGACCCGTAGGGAATGTACACAttccagaagcacttggatttgaagtggacggaagcatcaaccggtaagCACTCGAGATAAGCAAAATACGTTGGGAGTactggtggaaaaaaagcaggcaAGAGATTGATACCACCATCTAGCGGTATAAGTTAGATGAAGGAGttttgaggaaaataaaaaaagattaaggagatgtgcACAGatatgctagaatgaaaagcttGTGTAGCTTACTTGATTAATttaggctaggtgactgtttgtagGCGCCCCGTGTCAATGGCGGCGGGAATAAatgatcatcagcagcagcagcgagcgtccAGTCACAGCATATAAAAGAAAACCCAGTGAACAATAAAGCCACATACAGATAGCGCAAGTTCGCGCAAACGTTTACAATGTCGTTTAGTGAGCACGTTCACGacgaactatcgttcaccgcgaCTGCATAAAGTCTATGTTTGCCAGCAAATCGCGAAGAGCCGTGACAGCGTGTTTTTGTTTCAGCACGACCAGGACACAAtgacgttatatatatatatatatatatatatatatatatatatatatatatatatatatatatatatatatatatatatatatatatatatatgtgtgtgtatatatatatatatgtatagttcAACTGAATTGAGAAAATGATAAGTTATTGACAATACAAGCGGaagaaaacacaacttgccgcaggtgggcaacgatcccccgtcttcgcattacgcctgcgaagctctaaccaattgagctaccgcggcaccattttcccatctactttcttgtgtatttatgttttCACTACTAAAACTAACCTTGGAACtaaccactcacaaaccttggccgCGGATGGGGACCATCAtttctgtcgcaggcgtcacgagtacgtgatcctTTTGGGTGAAAGGAACTGGTTCACTGGTCAATAAACTGGGTTTATTCACCAGTTGTCAATGCGTTGGTATGTTGTGAATCCCAAAAAACGGTCAGTCCTGCATAGGAAAGATAACCTTGCCTGGTAACCACGTGTCTTCCCTAATTCTCTGCCGTAGCATAGATAAAAAGCGCTTGGCACTTGGTGTTGAAAATTCAAAAAGGGTGAAGGTAGCCGGATTATGTGCCGTAGTCGTCAGTCTGTGTGCTGCCTTATTTCATTCAATATCAACATGGCCTGAGAATATTATGGCCAATGTTCCCGGGAAGCAAAAAAAATGAGTGCGTATGAATTACTTCCTTTGCAGAAAAATGTCTCGACAAGTGCTCGAAAGCCTTATGTGCGAGCAATATAGAAAACTAGCTAGTGATACGCGTTCCAAATTTTTAAGTAGGTGCGTTAATTACAAGCAAGGGAAAGTATTCATTGAATTGACCGAGAGGAAAAAGGAACAGCTTAGATTGAAATTAGGTTCTGATTCTGCAAGGGCGCACAATTCttatgccttcttttttttttcatctgagcGTACTAGTATGCCAACAGAGGCAAAGACAAATAGGCTGGAACAAATATACcagccagtatatatatatatataaggaacaGTTGAAGggcagacagaaaaagaaaacaagaaaacaatatTTACGATGCTTTCAACCACTCACGAAAGTGAAGAACAGCTTCTGAAAGCATCGTGGACGTCTGAAGCAAGTGGACGTTGAAAGCAAGTGGTCGTCTGAAAACTGCATCTTCAGACGTCCACTCTACGTGAGACACTTACCGCCTTCCTTTCCATTTACTATACACACCCAACACATGTACATGCTACTTCAGCGAGGATGGAATGCCTTGATTGGCAGCTGCCGTGGAGCATCGTATTTGTTATTACTAGCAAAGTCACAATTTCGCTTGTCTATGCACAGACACACTCGTAAAGGATGAATCATTCGACAGCGCTTTAGTTTGTTACCGGGAACAGTAAAACAACCGTACGCATTTCGTTTTCATATGATACATTGACACGGGACCAAAAATGCCCAGATTTCATATCGGCAGAAACGACGAAGGAGGCTGAAGAGGGGTCAAAGGAAAGACGACGAGGTTAACGTTGGCCGTTCTCGAGTGGCTTTCTTATCGGTTGCTTGGAGGAACAAACTGTTGCAGAGATAAAACGAAATACAGAAATCATAAACAGGAAAATGCACGTACGGTCGGCATAGATCCTGCGACACAAGCCACTCGATTATCAAAATCACTGCTGTGCTCTGGTAGGTTCTTGCACCGTCGAAGACGAGGAGAGTCCACACGCATTGCAGAATGTAAGTTGACATAACGTCTTTCATTTTCTAAAGAaattataataaaaataaaataaagtatcAGAAAAGAATTAATCCCGTAAAGTGCCGAGGTGTCTCCGTGCCCGTAATTGATAATTACTAGAAAATAGCGTACCCGGCATGAAGAACAACAAGAATAAGCGCGAAAGTTGATGTGGAGATGGTGTATTTGATACGTTGCGTATTTGATGTCATTAAACTCACGCCGTACAGCCGCTGTACGTGGGCAAAGGGTTGCCATCGTCCTCATTATtctaatgtgaaaaaaaaaatacaaagtgATTAAATATTTCACTGAATGGCACTTAAAGTCCATGTGCAACTATCTCGCCTTTCCATTCCTCACCAGGACGTAGAATGAACGTTACAAGTTGGAACAAGTAATTTGGAATCTGAACTTGATATGCTGTTGctcccttcaaaaaaaaaaaaggaattcgtGTGGAAGGGAGGGAGAAGGGAAGAATGGGGTTGTGGGGGTAACGTTTGGTATATCGCAACTTAGAAACATTCTCAAAATTGTAGATGCGACTTTCTATTCTGGTAAATGTGTCTGTTTTTATTAGAAAGCGTGTACGCGCTCCTTAGGAAAATTGATAAACGATTCAAGTCAACCCAATTGAAAATGAGGGTAGCGTGCTTGATTAGTAGTTTACAGTAGTCGCCGCAAGCGTTAATATCAAGGATACGTTTATGGAGGCGTCTGTAGAGTATTTTTGAACACTTTTAAACACAGAATACGGGATAGTTTAATATAGATGAAATAATTATGTATTCGGCGGCACTGCTCGGAGTGGCGCTCAGTCATCTGAAAAATCCCGGAGCAGCGAACTCTGTTGTTACGCTCTCACGACTGCTTTGGTCCTTGCAGGAGTTGCTTCAGGAAGGGCCAAATGGTCATCTACACGAACATACTCTTCACGGCACTCGTTCTGCCATCATCCTACGCCACTAGTAGCGTAGTCGTCTCGACAGCAGATGGTTTCCTTCGGGGCCTGTCCCAAACGGTACTCGGAAAAGACATTCAAGTGTTCTTGGGAATTCCATACGCTAAACCACCAGTCGAAGAACTGCGGTTCCAGAAACCACAACCCCTTTCTCCGCGGGACGGAGTCTACGATGCAACAGGCGCTAAGAACTCCTGCATTCAGTCTCCGTATCCGAAAATCTTTGACATTCCAATGAAGCTCTCCGAAGACTGTCTCTATCTGAACGTCTGGACACCGCTGGCTTCGGAAAGGTTGAAACTGCCCGTTCTGGTGTGGCTTCACGGAGGAATGTTTACAGCGGGCTCGGCATACGAAGCTAGGTATAACGGCTCTGCCTTGGCAGCCCTCAATGACGTTGCCGTAGTTTCTTGCAACTTTCGCCTGTCAGTGTTCGGTTTCTTGGACGCAAATCATACTGAAGCACCCGGTAACTTGGGTCTGTGGGACCAGCTGTTTGTCTTGCAATGGGTCCGCCGAAACATACACGCATTCGGCGGAGATCCGCATGCGGTGACTCTGTTTGGTGAAAGCTCCGGTGCCAGAATGACTCATGCTCACGTTCTGTCGCCTCACAGTCGCGATCTCTTTCATCGAGTTTTCCTGATGAGCACCGCCATGAGCCACGACACTTGCGTCGACACTGTGGCCCAGAGCATCGCTAAAGGCAACGTTCTCTCTAAAGCCGTAGGCTGTGGCTCCTTCGACCTGGCGACTAATACCAGCCAAGCACTCGAGTGTCTTAGGCGCAGAGAAGCGGAGGAAATTTGTACGGCCACGCAATTAACATTTAGGCCAACGCTGGAGACTGAGTTCCTCCCGTTTCTTCCATCAGTCGCCAGCGAGAACGAATATTTTAGCACTGTCGACGCAATGGTAAGCGTTACGGCTAACGAGGGaccttttgtatttcttgttctGCGAGATGACGAAGTCGTTAAGGACGACTTGAGTACTGTCGGTGGGGATTTGCTGAAAGCGTCTGTCGACAGCCTTATGCGAACTTTTTTCAAAGACAGCTTCCGTGCCGTAGCCACGGACTATATGAAGGCTATTCCTGCTGATAACAAGACTGCACTGAGACAGATGGTGGCAGGGCTAATGGGTGACTGTTTTTTCAACTGTCCAACAAGGCTCTTTGCCGAGAAGTACTCCGCTAAAGGCAGGAAGGTGTACGCAGTGGTTTTTGCGCACCGGTCCAGGAAGTCACAGTTGCCAGAGTGGTTTGGCGCAACGCACCTGCAGGAAGTGCAGTTCGTATTCGGCATTCCTTTCCTGGGTCCAGCAAACTACACGGACGAAGACCGAGAATATAGCGTATACGCCATGAAGAgtctgacgtcattcgctcgAACTGGGTAAGTGTGCAAGGAAGGGTTCTTTGTCTGGTGCTCGGACTTACTGGACATTGTTGTCTTGGGTATTTAAACGAGAGTGGCTACTCAGTGAACACTTTATGCTCCTCGACATGTTTGAGTGTGGTAGCAAACGCACGCCACAGATGGAGACAAGTACCGGACCAGCACAAGCTACTATGCactagcgatatatatatatatatatatatatatatatatatatatatatatatatatatatatatatatatatatatatatatatatatatatatatatatatatataccagaataCCGCAACACCAGTGAACGTATGGGATGTATTTCCAGAGGTACAGTTAGAATGTCAAAGGGCCGAAACAGAAACATAAACTCAAGTTTTTTTTCACCGTTTATATTAGGA
Encoded here:
- the LOC139059686 gene encoding acetylcholinesterase-1-like gives rise to the protein MSCFRKGQMVIYTNILFTALVLPSSYATSSVVVSTADGFLRGLSQTVLGKDIQVFLGIPYAKPPVEELRFQKPQPLSPRDGVYDATGAKNSCIQSPYPKIFDIPMKLSEDCLYLNVWTPLASERLKLPVLVWLHGGMFTAGSAYEARYNGSALAALNDVAVVSCNFRLSVFGFLDANHTEAPGNLGLWDQLFVLQWVRRNIHAFGGDPHAVTLFGESSGARMTHAHVLSPHSRDLFHRVFLMSTAMSHDTCVDTVAQSIAKGNVLSKAVGCGSFDLATNTSQALECLRRREAEEICTATQLTFRPTLETEFLPFLPSVASENEYFSTVDAMVSVTANEGPFVFLVLRDDEVVKDDLSTVGGDLLKASVDSLMRTFFKDSFRAVATDYMKAIPADNKTALRQMVAGLMGDCFFNCPTRLFAEKYSAKGRKVYAVVFAHRSRKSQLPEWFGATHLQEVQFVFGIPFLGPANYTDEDREYSVYAMKSLTSFARTGVPVLPDGTEWPEFSLQHGDFIWLQPGNYTMAKNFVATSCDLWRTLL